A section of the Humulus lupulus chromosome 2, drHumLupu1.1, whole genome shotgun sequence genome encodes:
- the LOC133818005 gene encoding uncharacterized protein LOC133818005 isoform X2 — MLANLTSQSGLYDPIPEDMGTRVLRIIWNNLEDPLSQTVRQVHLIFDLFLDIYSSLHWSEGSERIKSFLLKIASDLLHLGPRCKGRYVPLASLTKRLGANTLLDMNPRLLFETIHAYIDDDVCCASTSFLRCFLECLRDECWNSEGVENGYALYRGHCLPPLLYGLASGVSKLRSNLNTYVLPVLLEIDVDSIFSMLAFISVGPSGDDKLLYPELSSAKMELRVEQQVAILVSLLKVSRLLALMEGDIDWCKYSKVSEIGLDTEFVGQYALVCMKGINVEIRVEWLVMALTHVDESLRVDAAEFLFLNPKTSSLPSHLELTLLKEAVPLNMRSCSTSFQMKWSSLFRKFFSRVRTALERQYKQRNWKPFDQNSEILTNGSEEVETNRANNLFHFMRWLSCFLFFSCYPSAPYKRKIMAMDLILIMLNVWSILSSVKETCGSFSIERCLSPFNEGITLPDSTLLLVGSVIDSWDRLRESSFRILLHFPTPLPGISDENMVQNMIIWAKKLVCSPRVRESDAGALTLRLIFRKYVLDLGWILNASANVVCSKPELENKDGLVLNSTYPVIDYIKSLIDWLDDAVKEGERDLSDACKNSFVHGILLGLRYTFEELDFTSDAVLSSISGMRQLLARLLELVLRITSLALSVVSADAWHLPEDMDEMVDEGTFLLDVSEEIDLQTPSLKDEEKSSKLVQYSGSSGQAVMVGCWLAMKEVSLLLGTVTRKIPLPVNAESLDPEGISSNDDGFSVMTSSMMLEVKQLETIGNHFLEVLLKMKHNGAIDKTRAGFTALCNRLLCSNDPRLCQLTESWMEQLMERTVAKGQTVDDLLRRSAGIPAAFIALFLSEPEGAPKKLLPRALRWLIDVANQSLLDRIETNNSNGDLSTKSNQDLESKRSPEMTVNNMASKIRDEGVIPTVHIFNVLRATFNDTNLATDTSGFAAEALILSVRSFSSPYWEVRNSACLAYTALVRRMVGFLNVQKRDSIRRALSGLEFLHRYASLHPFFLNELKVATEMLGNGLSEDSKSNLANVVHPSLCPMLILLSRLKPSTIAGEIGDELDPFLLMPFIRRCSTQSNLRVRLLASRALTGLVSNEKLPTVLLNIASELPCVDNQVATALELSISLEKSERHHHVSFNWIHGTLLQLCSLLDINCRNLADFSKKDHILDDLIQILFMRSWIASPRLCPCPVLNTSFLKVLDHMLSIARTCNISRSFHAIRRLLLELSSECLDVEASYGLSYYDPTTAELRQQAALSYFSCVFQASEEMTEDISPVPQQPSPLVTNLLKISEMENTFSGLQERLVRSLSDSAYEVRLATLKWLFKFLKSTESGAECLDRFSSEIRIIWRWSSTNLQTTLLKLLDLEKNQRCSYYILRTLFTWNSLQFRKVEDKRPTEAIYIGAMNCDSVFLLWDKFISLYKVARNAKTRETLICCVGVCVKRLSSLFSSSILIDVEERKLTGVVESEQIEKLTQVYDRIAYYTNLIKVHSVSSETFSMRKAAAESIIASGLLEQARLVGSFVSDSRFPPDNSSSCFQPDEAVNMYARQILDLWFICVKLLEDEDDDIRLRLAKDVQGCFACKRSVRSSPSGVVPTQVDKVIELSFEHLSLIFGHWIEYFDYLLRSILNAAESYQVSNGDLVRQVFDKEIDNHHEEKLLIGQICCSHLEKLPLSKSWAVNLLDKPRFRKYLRDWRLRFSNQLTTFAKDHNAKYGGSNWLGGVGNHKDAFLPLYVNLLGFYVLSNCIFNERVEDGTGLLSDVTELGKTLNPYLRNPLICNLYLLVVKSHEKQIGATIEDLVPGFREDNAVWDGFDPYFLLR, encoded by the exons ATGTTAGCTAATCTTACCAGCCAATCCGGACTTTATGATCCCATTCCAGAAGATATGGGGACCCGTGTACTGAGAATTATATGGAATAATTTAGAGGATCCTTTAAGTCAAACTGTCAGGCAAGTTCATCTCATTTTTGATCTCTTCCTGGATATTTACTCATCTCTTCATTGGTCAGAAGGTAGTGAAAGAATAAAGTCGTTCTTGCTAAAGATTGCTTCCGATCTTCTTCACCTTGGACCTCGTTGTAAGGGGAGATATGTTCCTTTAGCTTCATTGACTAAGAGGCTGGGGGCAAACACCCTGCTGGATATGAATCCTCGCTTGCTTTTTGAAACTATACATGCGTATATTGATGATGATGTCTGCTGTGCCTCGACTTCATTTTTGAGGTGTTTCCTAGAGTGCTTGCGTGATGAGTGTTGGAACAGTGAGGGTGTTGAAAATGGTTATGCTCTTTATAGAGGGCATTGTTTGCCCCCTTTACTATATGGGCTTGCTTCTGGAGTATCAAAGCTCCGCTCAAATTTGAATACTTATGTATTGCCTGTTTTACTTGAAATTGATGTAGACAGTATTTTTTCAATGCTTGCTTTTATATCTGTTGGGCCAAGTGGGGATGACAAGTTGTTGTATCCTGAGCTTAGTAGTGCAAAAATGGAACTCCGAGTTGAACAACAAGTGGCCATTTTAGTTTCACTACTTAAGGTGTCTCGTTTACTTGCTTTAATGGAAGGGGATATTGACTGGTGCAAATACTCTAAAGTATCTGAGATTGGACTAGATACAGAATTCGTTGGTCAATATGCTCTTGTTTGCATGAAGGGAATAAATGTAGAAATCCGTGTTGAATGGCTGGTGATGGCATTGACCCATGTTGATGAATCCCTCCGTGTTGATGCTGCAGAGTTCCTTTTCTTAAATCCCAAGACATCTAGCCTCCCTTCCCATTTGGAACTCACCTTATTGAAGGAAGCAGTGCCATTGAACATGAGATCCTGCTCAACCTCTTTCCAAATGAAGTGGTCAAGCTTGTTTAGGAAGTTCTTTTCTCGGGTTCGAACAGCTCTAGAGAGACAATATAAGCAGCGTAATTGGAAACCATTTGATCAAAATAGTGAAATACTCACTAATGGAAGTGAGGAGGTTGAAACAAATAGAGCGAATAATCTGTTTCACTTTATGAGATGGTTAAGTTGCTTCCTATTTTTCTCTTGTTATCCTTCCGCTCCCTACAAGAGAAAAATAATGGCTATGGATCTGATCTTGATAATGCTTAATGTTTGGTCTATCTTGTCATCTGTTAAAGAAACATGTGGTTCGTTTTCTATAGAGAGGTGCCTTTCTCCTTTCAATGAAGGAATTACCTTACCAGATTCAACTTTGTTATTAGTTGGATCAGTTATTGACAGTTGGGACAGGCTGAGAGAGAGTTCTTTTCGTATATTATTGCATTTCCCTACCCCATTGCCTGGCATTTCAGATGAAAACATGGTCCAGAACATGATTATATGGGCTAAAAAATTAGTCTGCAGCCCACGTGTGAGAGAAAGTGATGCTGGAGCTCTGACTTTAAGGCTTATATTCAGGAAGTATGTCTTGGACCTAGGTTGGATACTAAACGCTTCAGCTAATGTTGTTTGTTCGAAACCTGAACTGGAAAATAAGGATGGACTGGTTCTCAACTCTACATATCCTGTGATAGATTATATAAAATCGCTAATTGATTGGTTGGATGATGCTGTAAAGGAAGGGGAGAGGGATCTGTCTGATGCATGCAAAAATAGCTTTGTTCATGGTATATTACTTGGGTTACGATACACTTTTGAGGAATTGGACTTTACCTCTGATGCAGTGTTGTCAAGTATCTCAGGAATGAGACAGTTGTTGGCTAGGCTCTTGGAGCTTGTGTTGCGGATAACTTCACTCGCACTAAGTGTGGTTTCTGCAGATGCTTGGCATCTGCCTGAGGATATGGATGAGATGGTTGATGAGGGTACTTTCTTGCTGGATGTTTCAGAGGAAATTGACTTGCAGACACCTTCACTCAAAGACGAAGAGAAGAGTTCAAAACTGGTTCAATATAGCGGGTCGTCAGGACAGGCTGTAATGGTTGGTTGCTGGCTTGCTATGAAAGAG GTGAGCCTTCTCCTTGGGACCGTCACAAGAAAGATTCCTTTACCAGTTAACGCAGAATCATTAGACCCAGAAGGTATCTCTTCCAATGATGATGGTTTTTCAGTTATGACATCGAGTATGATGCTCGAGGTTAAACAACTTGAGACAATTGGAAATCATTTTTTGGAGGTCCTTTTGAAAATGAAGCATAATGGTGCAATTGACAAGACAAGAGCTGGATTTACAGCTCTTTGTAATCGTCTACTTTGTTCAAATGATCCTCG GCTCTGTCAGTTGACAGAATCCTGGATGGAGCAACTAATGGAAAGAACGGTTGCCAAGGGTCAAACAGTGGATGATTTATTAAGGAGAAGTGCAGGTATTCCTGCTGCATTTATTGCTTTATTTCTCTCTGAGCCAGAAGGTGCACCCAAGAAACTTCTTCCACGGGCTTTACGATGGTTAATTGATGTTGCTAATCAGTCTTTGCTGGATCGAATTGAAACCAACAACTCAAATGGTGACTTGTCAACAAAATCAAACCAAGATCTTGAGTCTAAAAGGTCACCTGAGATGACTGTTAATAACATGGCCTCTAAGATCCGTGATGAGGGTGTCATTCCTACTGTACACATATTTAATGTCCTTAGAGCTACTTTCAATGACACCAACTTGGCTACAGATACATCAGGTTTTGCTGCTGAGGCTTTGATTCTTTCAGTTCGCTCATTCTCTTCCCCATATTGGGAAGTGCGAAACAGTGCTTGTCTTGCATACACTGCTTTGGTACGTCGGATGGTTGGATTCCTCAATGTTCAAAAGCGAGATTCAATACGACGTGCACTAAGTGGGCTTGAGTTTCTCCACAG GTATGCCTCATTGCATCCATTTTTTCTGAATGAACTGAAAGTGGCAACCGAGATGCTTGGAAACGGATTGTCTGAAGATTCAAAATCGAACCTTGCAAATGTTGTTCACCCTAGCCTGTGCCCTATGCTTATTCTTTTATCCAGGCTGAAGCCCTCAACAATTGCAGGTGAAATTGGAGATGAGCTGGATCCTTTTTTGCTCATGCCATTCATTAGGAGGTGTTCAACTCAAAGCAATCTTCGTGTCCGTCTTCTTGCATCCAGAGCTTTGACTGGTCTGGTATCCAATGAGAAATTGCCAACTGTGCTCCTTAACATAGCCTCTGAGTTGCCTTGTGTTGATAACCAAGTAGCAACAGCTCTAGAGTTGTCCATTTCATTAGAGAAATCTGAAAGACATCATCATGTTTCATTCAACTGGATTCATGGAACACTGTTGCAGCTCTGTTCTCTCCTTGATATAAATTGTCGAAATCTAGCTGATTTCTCAAAGAAAGATCATATTCTAGATGATTTGATTCAAATTCTTTTCATGCGTTCATGGATTGCATCCCCTAGATTGTGTCCTTGCCCAGTCCTCAATACCTCTTTTCTGAAGGTGCTTGACCACATGCTAAGTATTGCTAGAACGTGCAATATAAGCAGAAGCTTTCATGCTATTCGAAGGCTACTTTTGGAGTTATCCTCAGAATGCTTAGATGTAGAGGCTTCATATGGTCTATCATACTACGATCCAACTACAGCAGAACTTCGTCAGCAAGCAGCATTGTCATACTTCAGTTGTGTATTTCAAGCATCTGAGGAAATGACTGAAGACATTTCACCAGTGCCACAGCAACCTTCTCCACTTGTTACAAACTTGTTGAAGATATCTGAAATGGAGAATACTTTTTCAGGGCTCCAGGAAAGGCTGGTCCGTAGTCTGTCAGATTCAGCATATGAAGTTAGACTTGCCACATTGAAATGGCtatttaagtttctaaaatcaacAGAATCTGGTGCAGAATGCCTTGATCGGTTTAGTAGTGAAATTAGGATTATTTGGCGCTGGAGCAGTACTAATCTCCAGACAACACTACTTAAGCTCTTAGACTTGGAGAAGAATCAAAGATGCTCATATTATATTCTAAGGACTCTTTTCACCTGGAACTCTCTGCAGTTTCGGAAAGTGGAGGACAAAAGGCCCACCGAAGCAATTTATATTGGTGCGATGAATTGTGATTCTGTGTTTCTGCTTTGGGATAAGTTCATTTCATTATACAAGGTGGCAAGGAATGCCAAAACCCGCGAAACGCTCATTTGCTGCGTTGGTGTTTGTGTCAAGAGGTTATCTTCATTATTTTCTTCCTCcattcttattgatgtagaagaGAGGAAATTAACTGGCGTTGTTGAATCCGAACAAATTGAAAAGTTGACCCAAGTATATGATAGAATTGCCTATTACACAAACTTAATTAAAGTGCACAGTGTTTCATCTGAGACATTCAGCATGCGTAAGGCAGCAGCAGAATCTATTATAGCCTCTGGTTTGCTAGAGCAAGCTAGGCTTGTTGGTTCTTTTGTATCTGACAGCCGATTTCCGCCTGATAATTCGTCCTCTTGCTTTCAACCAGATGAAGCTGTTAACATGTATGCTCGTCAAATACTAGATCTATGGTTCATATGTGTCAAGCTTCTGGAGGACGAGGATGATGATATTAGATTAAGGCTTGCTAAGGATGTTCAGGGATGCTTTGCATGTAAAAGATCTGTAAGAAGCTCTCCTTCTGGAGTAGTTCCAACCCAAGTGGACAAAGTGATAGAATTGAGCTTTGAGCATCTCTCTTTGATCTTTGGTCATTGGATTGAGTACTTTGATTATCTTTTACGATCCATACTGAATGCTGCAGAAAGCTACCAAGTTTCTAATGGGGATCTTGTTAGACAGGTTTTTGATAAGGAAATCGATAATCATCATGAAGAGAAGCTTTTGATCGGTCAGATTTGTTGCTCCCATTTAGAGAAGCTACCATTATCCAAATCTTGGGCAGTTAACTTATTGGACAAGCCACGGTTTAGAAAATATCTACGTGACTGGAGACTCAGATTTTCCAATCAGTTGACGACATTTGCGAAAGACCACAACGCAAAATATGGTGGATCTAATTGGCTTGGTGGTGTTGGCAACCACAAGGATGCATTTCTTCCACTCTACGTAAATTTACTAGGCTTCTATGTCCTTTCAAACTGCATTTTCAATGAGAGAGTTGAGGATGGTACAGGTCTACTGTCTGATGTTACTGAACTCGGAAAAACGCTTAATCCTTATCTTAGGAACCCTTTGATTTGTAATCTCTATTTGTTAGTAGTTAAATCACACGAGAAACAAATTGGAGCAACCATTGAAGACCTTGTCCCTGGATTTAGAGAAGACAATGCAGTATGGGATGGTTTTGATCCCTATTTTCTTCTCAGGTAA